One segment of Anomalospiza imberbis isolate Cuckoo-Finch-1a 21T00152 chromosome 2, ASM3175350v1, whole genome shotgun sequence DNA contains the following:
- the LOC137469241 gene encoding C-type lectin domain family 4 member A-like isoform X2, with protein sequence MASEITYAEVKFKNESPAPVVKGLPKKKKPEQHPQKYPLWLPWLISLLLLLVCIALVVVLLERGWTCCPKGWRRFQGSCYFLSLDRMNCAESAQNCTGMGSQLVVINSKAEQEFLSKQKTQSVRRDNVYIGLFEEKVGQWQWADKTPYNVTAAFWRKEEPSPGHENCTVMHVPEGNLYNWNNVKPDTMHHRICEAAAVIV encoded by the exons ATGGCATCAGAAATCACCTATGCTGAGGTGAAGTTCAAAAATGAATCGCCGGCTCCAGTGGTCAAAG GACTTCCCAAAAAAAAGAAGCCTGAGCAACATCCCCAGAAGTACCCACTCTGGCTGCCATGGTTGATCTCACTGCTGCTTCTCTTGGTGTGCATTGCCCTTGTTGTCGTCCTCCTTG AGCGAGGCTGGACGTGCTGCCCAAAGGGCTGGAGAAGGTTTCAAGGAAGCTGCTATTTCCTGTCCCTTGATAGGATGAATTGTGCTGAGAGTGCACAGAACTGCACTGGGATGGGCTCCCAGCTGGTGGTGATCAACAGCAAGGCAGAGCAG GAATTCCTGTCCAAGCAGAAAACTCAATCCGTGAGAAGAGATAATGTCTACATTGGTCTGTTTGAGGAGAAGGTGGGCCAGTGGCAGTGGGCGGACAAGACTCCATACAATGTGACAGCAGC GTTCTGGCGCAAAGAAGAACCAAGTCCAGGCCATGAGAACTGCACTGTAATGCATGTGCCTGAAGGAAATCTCTACAACTGGAATAACGTCAAACCAGATACGATGCATCATCGAAtttgtgaagctgcagcagtAATTGTGTGA
- the LOC137469241 gene encoding C-type lectin domain family 4 member A-like isoform X1: MASEITYAEVKFKNESPAPVVKGLPKKKKPEQHPQKYPLWLPWLISLLLLLVCIALVVVLLVVPFSQSSDQPSALQQQFSEWECHSAVPQGTERGWTCCPKGWRRFQGSCYFLSLDRMNCAESAQNCTGMGSQLVVINSKAEQEFLSKQKTQSVRRDNVYIGLFEEKVGQWQWADKTPYNVTAAFWRKEEPSPGHENCTVMHVPEGNLYNWNNVKPDTMHHRICEAAAVIV, from the exons ATGGCATCAGAAATCACCTATGCTGAGGTGAAGTTCAAAAATGAATCGCCGGCTCCAGTGGTCAAAG GACTTCCCAAAAAAAAGAAGCCTGAGCAACATCCCCAGAAGTACCCACTCTGGCTGCCATGGTTGATCTCACTGCTGCTTCTCTTGGTGTGCATTGCCCTTGTTGTCGTCCTCCTTG TGGTTCCCTTCAGCCAGAGCAGTGAccagccctcagccctgcagcagcagttctCAGAGTGGGAGTGCCACTCAGCAGTGCCACAAGGCACAG AGCGAGGCTGGACGTGCTGCCCAAAGGGCTGGAGAAGGTTTCAAGGAAGCTGCTATTTCCTGTCCCTTGATAGGATGAATTGTGCTGAGAGTGCACAGAACTGCACTGGGATGGGCTCCCAGCTGGTGGTGATCAACAGCAAGGCAGAGCAG GAATTCCTGTCCAAGCAGAAAACTCAATCCGTGAGAAGAGATAATGTCTACATTGGTCTGTTTGAGGAGAAGGTGGGCCAGTGGCAGTGGGCGGACAAGACTCCATACAATGTGACAGCAGC GTTCTGGCGCAAAGAAGAACCAAGTCCAGGCCATGAGAACTGCACTGTAATGCATGTGCCTGAAGGAAATCTCTACAACTGGAATAACGTCAAACCAGATACGATGCATCATCGAAtttgtgaagctgcagcagtAATTGTGTGA